From the Dryobates pubescens isolate bDryPub1 chromosome 29, bDryPub1.pri, whole genome shotgun sequence genome, one window contains:
- the BBLN gene encoding bublin coiled-coil protein: protein MSGPNGEPHAPGDGGRDSDSDGDGDGDGFGEEEYASINSMLDQINSCLDHLEEKNDYLHACLKELLESNRQTRLEFQRQSAQQGREADAQGAQPPT, encoded by the exons ATGTCGGGGCCCAACGGCGAGCCGCACGCGCCGGGGGACGGCGGCCGCGACAGCGACAGCGACGGCGACGGGGACGGGGACGGCTTCGGGGAGGAAG aATATGCATCAATAAACTCCATGTTGGaccagatcaactcctgcctggATCACCTGGAGGAGAAGAATGACTACCTCCATGCCTGCTTGAAAGAACTGCTGGAGTCAAACCGCCAGACCCGCCTGGAGTTCCAGCGGCAGAGTgcgcagcaggggagggaagctgATGCGCAGGGAGCACAGCCTCCCACCTag
- the PTGES2 gene encoding prostaglandin E synthase 2 codes for MAAGRAWRAAALLPAWRLRAPRSGSGPTAAAGGGSRLLLGAAFALGGGAGLYLAARHRLREHSAAELPAGSLQLTLYQYKTCPFCSKVRAFLDYHGLPYEIVEVNPIMRKEIKFSSYRKVPILLANAGSPLQLNDSSVIISAIKTYLISKRNSLEEIVSFYPPMKTVTEQGKEVFEYGNKYWLMLDEKETKRVYPVKEVRVEEMKWRKWADDWLVHLISPNVYRTPREALASFDYIVREGKFGTMEGLFAKYVGAVAMFFVSKRLKKRHQLRDDVREDLYEAVNEWVKAVGKHRLFMGGSQPNLADLAVYGVLRVMEGLEAFDDMMAHTKVQPWYQRMEEVIRKAAV; via the exons ATGGCTGCCGGCAGGGCCTGGCGGGCGGCCGCGCTGCTACCGGCATGGCGGCTGCGGGCGCCGCGCTCGGGCTCCGGCCCCACGGCGGCAGCGGGCGGTGGGAGCCGGCTGCTGCTGGGCGCTGCCTTCGCGCTGGGTGGCGGCGCCGGTCTCTACCTGGCGGCGCGGCACCGCCTAAGAGAGCACTCGGCCGCTGAG ctgcctgcagggagcctgCAGCTCACTCTCTACCAGTATAAAACGTGTCCATTCTGCAGCAAAGTCCGAGCTTTTCTTGACTACCATGGCTTGCCCTATGAGATTGTGGAGGTGAATCCCATCATGAGGAAGGAGATCAAATTCTCTTCCTACAGGAAGGTGCCGATCCTGCTAGCCAatgctggaagccctctg CAATTGAACGACTCTTCGGTGATCATCAGTGCAATAAAGACGTATCTCATTTCCAA GAGAAATAGCTTAGAAGAGATCGTGTCCTTTTATCCTCCCATGAAAACTGTGACTGAACAAGGCAAGGAGGTGTTTGAGTATGGGAATAAGTACTGGCTGATGCTGGATGAGAAGGAGACAAAGCGAGTCTACCCTGTCAAAGAAGTGAGGGT TGAGGAAATGAAGTGGAGGAAGTGGGCAGACGATTGGCTTGTTCACCTCATCTCCCCCAACGTGTACCGTACCCCCAGAGAGGCGCTGGCCTCTTTCGATTACATCGTCCGGGAGGGCAAGTTTGGCACCATGGAAGGGTTGTTTGCCAAGTATGTGGGGGCTGTTGCCATGTTCTTCGTCAGCAAGAGGCTGAAGAAAAG ACATCAGCTTCGTGACGATGTCCGGGAGGACCTGTATGAGGCAGTTAATGAGTGGGTGAAAGCTGTTGGGAAGCATCGGCTCTTCATGGGTGGCAGCCAGCCCAACCTGGCTGACTTG gcagtgTACGGGGTGCTGCGGGtaatggaggggctggaagccttTGACGACATGATGGCTCACACCAAGGTCCAGCCCTGGTACCAGCGCATGGAAGAAGTCATTCGAAAGGCTGCGGTCtga